A part of Miscanthus floridulus cultivar M001 chromosome 6, ASM1932011v1, whole genome shotgun sequence genomic DNA contains:
- the LOC136459724 gene encoding CBS domain-containing protein CBSCBSPB1-like encodes MDGGAGAGRRSVSSSSGSRRRVPPAENGHGHDAPPPSRRSSVSLSRGHSTSLTGERTVKRLRLSKALTIPDHTTVHEACRRMASRRVDAVLLTDSNALLCGILTDKDITTRVIARELKMEETPVSKVMTRNPVFVLADTLAVEALQKMVQGKFRHLPVVEHGEVIAILDIAKCLYDAIARMERAAEKGKAIAAAVEGVEKHWGAAVSGPNNFIETLRERMFKPSLSTIISENPKVVTVAPSDTVLTASKKMLELKVSSAVVAIENKPGGILTSRDILMRVIAQNLPPESTTVEKVMTQSPECATVDMPILDALHTMHDGKFLHLPVLDRDGNVVTVVDVLHITHAAIATVGNSGAAGSEATSAMMQRFWDSAMSIGPLDDDDDSRSEGSTKVASEATDIGRSAFFPASGLPNTFGFKIQDKQGRMHRFNCETSSLTELITSILQRVGDDIDRKHLPQILYEDEDHDKVILSSDSDLIAAVDHARQIGWKSLRLHLDYAGVGRRKRGGGSSDFEYAGKDAWASAYSAVAAGAALVAGLGVMAYLKRSG; translated from the exons atggacggcggcgcgggcgccggCCGGAGGAGCGTCTCCTCGTCCTCCGGATCCAGGAGGAGGGTCCCGCCCGCCGAAAACGGGCACGGCCATGACGCCCCGCCGCCCTCCAGGCGCTCCTCCGTCTCCCTCTCCCGCGGCCACTCCAC GTCACTGACCGGCGAGAGGACCGTGAAAAGGCTGAGGCTGTCCAAGGCGCTGACGATACCGGATCACACGACCGTGCACGAGGCTTGTCGGAGGATGGCGTCACGCAGGGTCGACGCCGTGTTGCTGACCGACTCCAATGCTTTGCTCTGTGGGATCCTTACTGACAAG GACATAACCACAAGGGTGATTGCCCGTGAGTTGAAGATGGAAGAGACACCGGTTTCCAAGGTCATGACCAGAAACCCTGTATTTGTTCTTGCGGACACGCTTGCAGTCGAAGCGTTGCAAAAGATGGTGCAAG GTAAGTTCAGACATCTGCCTGTTGTGGAGCATGGTGAAGTCATTGCAATTCTGGACATAGCCAAGTGCCTATATGATGCTATTGCACGGATGGAAAGGGCGGCGGAGAAAGGAAAAGCAATTGCCGCTGCTGTTGAGGGCGTTGAAAAGCATTGGGGAGCAGCTGTATCTG GTCCTAACAATTTTATTGAGACTCTTCGAGAACGGATGTTTAAGCCATCACTGTCTACCATTATCTCTGAGAATCCAAA AGTGGTCACTGTTGCACCATCAGACACAGTTTTGACAGCATCAAAGAAGATGCTGGAATTAAAAGTGAGTTCAGCAGTTGTAGCAATTGAAAACAAACCTGGGGGAATTCTAAC ATCTAGAGATATATTGATGCGTGTTATCGCCCAAAATCTTCCTCCTGAGTCCACTACAGTCGAGAAG GTCATGACTCAGAGTCCTGAATGTGCCACAGTGGACATGCCAATCCTTGATGCTCTTCACACAATGCATGATGGAAAATTTTTACATTTGCCTGTTCTGGACAGGG ATGGAAATGTTGTGACTGTTGTTGATGTTCTTCACATAACTCATGCTGCAATTGCTACG GTTGGAAACAGCGGGGCAGCTGGATCCGAGGCAACATCTGCCATGATGCAGAGGTTCTGGGATTCAGCAATGTCCATTGGACCtcttgatgatgacgatgactcCAGAAG TGAAGGATCGACAAAAGTGGCATCTGAGGCAACAGATATAGGAAGATCAGCCTTCTTTCCAGCTTCTGGTTTACCAAACACTTTTGGGTTCAAGATTCAGGACAAGCAAGGGAGGATGCACAGATTTAACTGTG AAACGAGCAGCTTGACAGAACTGATAACTAGCATTCTTCAGAGGGTCGGCGATGACATTGACAGAAAACACCTGCCACAAATTTTG TACGAAGATGAGGACCATGATAAGGTCATACTTTCGTCAGACAGTGACCTTATAGCCGCTGTAGACCATGCAAGACAGATCGGTTGGAAG AGCCTAAGGTTGCACTTGGATTACGCCGGTGTTGGCCGCCGGAAGAGAGGGGGTGGTTCTTCAGACTTCGAGTACGCTGGCAAGGACGCATGGGCTTCTGCGTACAGTGCTGTCGCGGCTGGGGCGGCTCTGGTTGCTGGGCTCGGCGTGATGGCATACTTGAAACGGTCAGGGTAA